A region of the Cyprinus carpio isolate SPL01 chromosome A14, ASM1834038v1, whole genome shotgun sequence genome:
CTAAGAGTTCACTCACAGGTATTTTCATTATCCACCGCAACTGATCCCAAACGTGACGAAAAAATGAAACTTATTTACAGTCCGTCGCGGTGACAAGCGTTCTCGGTTCTGCTTAGCTCCCTAGCCGTCTTTCGACTGGCGAATTTGCGAGGTCTACTATGAAAAGGGGATTGTTTATGAATATTCATTACGCAGCGTGACGTTCGCTCAATAGCCCAGATTGATTGGCCGAGAAGCGACGTTGGTGCGTAGGCGCAGAGCGAATGAGCGAATGAGACTCGCctcatgaataataattaatcactTGACTGGAACCTAGAGGAAGGCAACCAAGCAACGTCAGCATtaactgattaatattaatgagggTAGTctttaccatagtaggaaaagcGACACATCGACTATGTAGCCTCGAGTAGGCCATACATCACACACAGTATGCcttaaatcttttgaaaaatgcGTGACCCGGACTGGTTATAACACACTTTTTGTGTCTGGtcgcttgtttttgttttgatgggAAAATAGGGAATAATGAGTGCAAGTCTAGAAATTTTAATAGGCAGAGAGTGGACAACTGTACTTGCAGGAGTCACtaaggatttatttgaaatggcagatattaaaataatttataaagcgTGCATATCAGCAAACGGGCTTAAGTGTATAGATCTATCACTGGTTACTACtctactgaaaataataataaatgtacacacacacacacgcacacacacacacacacacacacacacacacacaatatgacgTGTTTGTAGTGTGGTTTTAAAGTTTGCAGACAAATTGTCTTTTTGCGCCATCTAATGTTCATTGTTAATAATACTCTTTCCCtggttaactgaaaaaaaagtcatttttttactGTGCTTCTTGTCATGAAACTCatcaaagttttaataatttctgTCGTTTATTCACAGTTcagtcttaaaaatatatttttcatgattttaaagcATTGTTACAGAGGCCTTGCTGAACTAAAacgtcaaaataaatgtattttataaataaacataagtcAACAAAGAGGtggaaataaaattatgaattatgtggAACAAATATTAAAACGTCAGATCGTTGAAGTTCTCAGCCAAGACCAGCAGATGGAGAAAGAGCTCATTAGTTTTTCGTGGCGGAACGCTGCTGTAAAAGCTcatatatagaataaaagtccCCCTATTAacaatatcaataatatatttaaatctgcAAAATGTGAATGAACAAATgtagttacaaataaataatattacaaaaaaaaaaaaagtctagaagAAATAACCTCTTTTATTgaggaaatatatttattttattgagaaagAAAGTAGTACAAACCCTGTCCTAAAGAGAGGGAGAAACTAGTTATTTAATCTACGGTAGAAATTTAACAAacaacaatgtaataaaataatgccTTACATTCAAAGCAGTACATATCTTGACAGAGATGTGATACTAGAAAACTAGTCAAGTAATTTTACAGTAATCAGAAAAATAACTGCTCTATGTGTTATCATGACTGagtataaatgatataataaaagaTCATatcttactaaaataaaaatctttcagtGAAATGCGCAAATTGTTTTATTCAACACCAACATAATTTCTTCTACTCTTTCAGCATTTAATGATATTTACAACCTTAAAAGTAGAGTCAGTGCagcaaaaagctgataaaaattTTTTTCTGGACATTTATCCGAAGCCTTGGCACAAACTAAGGCATAAAATATGTGTTTCATATTTGCTATCTTGCAGTTTTCAGTCTGATATAGTCTTTGTGAGTTGTGAGATGCAGTGGTGGAATATTCTAgtgtggcagcagcagcagcaacagcaggaAGCTGTAGATCAGAGCGGCTCGTACAGCGCCGGCCGAGCTCCTCAACATACACTCCACACGAGACCACGAGCCGTTGTTGGGCAGGGGTTCGATCCCCAGCGCCTTGCACAAAACATTATACACATCTACTGTTCGGATGGGACCAGCGCGGAAGTTTGTCTTGaagtctggagagaacaaaacattaaaatatgtaaacatatgtactattacatacaggtgcatctcaataaattagaatctcgtggaaaagttcatttatttcagtaattcagctcaaattgtggaaactcatgtattaaataaattcaatgcacacggactgaagtagtttaagtctttggttcttttaattgtgatgattttggctcacatttaacaaaaatccaccaattcacaattatctcaacaaattagaatatggtgacatgccaatcagctaatcaactcaaaacacctgcaaaggtctctcagtttggttcactaggctacacaatcacggggaagactgctgatctgacagttgtccagaggACAATCATCAACagccttcacaaggagggtaagccacaaacattctgGCGgtttcacagagtgctgtatccaagcatgttaacagaaagttgagtggaaggaaaaagtgtggaagaaaaagatgcacaaccaaccgagagaaccgcagccttatgaggattgtcaagcaaaatcaattcaagaatttgagtgaacttcacaaggaatggaatGAGGCTGagatcaaggcatcaagagccgccacacacagatgtgtcaaggaatttggctacagttgtcgtattcctcttgttaagccactcctgaaccacagacaacgtcagtggggtcttacctgggctaaggagaagaagaactggactgttgcccagtggtccaaactcctgttttcagatgagagcaagttttgtatttcatttggaaaccaaggtcctagagtctggaggaagggtggagaagctcatagcccaagttgcttgaagtccagtgttaagtttccacagtctgtgatgatttgtggtgcaatgtcatctgcttgtgttttttgttttgcctgtttaccaagaaattttggagcacttcattcttccttctgctgactagctttttgaagatgctgatttcatttttcagcaggatttggcacctgcccacactgccaaaagcatcagaagttggttaaatgaccatagtgttggtgtgcttgactgggcagcaaactcaccagacctgaaccccagagagaatctattctcaagtcaagaggaaaatgagaaacaagagaccaaaaaatgcagatgagctgaaggccactgtcaaagaaacctgggcttccataccacctcagcagtgccacaaactgatcacctttatgccacaccgaattgaggcagtaattaaagcaaaaggagcccctaccaagtattgagtacatgtagaGTAAATGAAGGTGCTTTTAagaagtattgagtacatgtaaaaatgttttttttttaattggtcttatgaagtattctaatttgttgagacagttaattggtgggtttttgttaaatgtgagacaaaatcatcacaattaaaagaaccaaagacttaaactacttcagtctgtgtgcactgaatttatttaatacatgagtttcacaatttgagttgaattactgaaataaatgtacttttccacgacattctaatttattgacaTGCACATGTATACAAATTATCATTCATATAGATTATatgagtttggggtcagtttatgctcactaaggctgcatttattttaacagaaatacagtaaaaacagtaatgttgtgaaatattattagaactgatttttatttgagtataatttaaaatctaatgtatttctctgatttattattttcagcatcattactccagtgtcacatgatccttcagaaatcattctaatatgctgatttgctgctcaagaaacatttcttattagtatcagtggtgaaaacagttttgcagcttcatatttttgtgaaaactgtgatgtttttttttttttgataaatagaaaaacatgttttgaaatagaaatcttttgcaacattataaatatctgtaCTGTCATgtatgatcaatttaatccacccttgctgaattaaaaaaaaaagaactgaaatcaaacatttgaattttaatgtctgttttatttaaaatttgttcatattttaatattttatatatattttattatatatatataattgtattttattttaaaattaaaactaattatatGATACTCtacaaattgaaatataaaagtaaatataaaagcttatattttaaatataagctAATATATATCATTTCaagtatacataaatatacagagtAAAGGTGAGGTCTGCTGAACTTTACCTGGTCCCTGTGCCAAAAAGAATCCCCTCATGTCCATAAACTCATTATCATAACCGTGCCATCCGTGTTGCCAGCCAACCGCCTTCTCAGTGCCGTTATTCCAGAAGGGCAGTTTGGCTTTATTCTGTAAAGACATGCAGACGTGTAGAGGATAGCATTTAGCCTGCAGTGTTGGAATTAGACTAATGCCTTGGTGTTTCATCCAGGGCTCGGAGTATGTTTCTGCAGTCAGATGCATGCCTGAGAAAATCTGTTATATCAGGCAAGCACACAAGAGCAAGACTGTTGTTTTTGGCCTTTATATGCAAGACTGAATCATGACTGAAGTAATTCCTGTCAGCGGTCTTATTGGTAATGTGCAAAGCAAATGGATCACAAGTAGATTTGGGGAAATTTCCACACTGCTGGGACGGATGGTGAAGTTTTAATAGTGCAGATAAGGACAGGCAGACTCAGCATATTGttaatgctttaaataaataaaattatagcaTCAATATAAACATCTAGATTTGATTAGATtgttataatcataaaacaaCCCCATAAACAACCATGAGGACAGATTGTGTAGAGAATAACCTCACTGACCTCTGTGATAAACCATCCAGGCTCTGCAACGAGCGTCAGCGTCGAGACGAACCTCCCGTTCTTGTAGTGGAAGCGATGTGGGATCtcttgtttcttataaacattcaTGTTGTCCACTGAGCTCAGGTTTCGATATATCTGAATtaacaaatacacacattaaGTCTGAGCCACTGAGGTCCACATTTGATCCCAAAACCTAAGCACAAAGGCATTAAACTTGTTTCAATTTTTGTATTTCCCATTATATTCAATTTTGATTCTCATCagatttaaaataacacacacacacaaaaaaaacacaggccAGTCCATCAAAGTTATACTTCACATACTGAAATACCACTAAAGTTAAAGTTGAAATCTAAATGGGGCTGACAGCAGGTCAAAGTACACCTCTGCCTTTCTCATATCGATGGACTCTGATGCTAAGtgtattttccccttaaaatagCAGATGGAAAATAAGAGAGGGATGTTTTTGGAGCTGTGGCCTTGCTGTAAACATGCagaaatggaaagagcacagaaaGAGGCTGAGCTCACCTCTTCGAACTTGTCCTGTTTGGGCCACACACTGACCACCGGCCCCCTGTCCATCATTTTAACGATGTGCGACATGTCAATGTACTTGTCCAGTTCAATGACTTTCTCCATCCACTTGAGCTCCGTCATACCGTGATCAGAGAACAGGACCACGTTTATATCATCTCTCATATTCTTCTCCtgacaaataaatcaaacaattagGGTTGGCAAATCGATAAATGCCGATTAATTGCATTCATGCAGCATGATATACCGGTAAAGGTATCGCGGTACCCTGCTTTTAAAAATGGCACGATTCCTCATTTTACTAGTACTGGTACTTTAAGAAATGCAGCGTATTTCCTCAATAAGAGCCGCATTTCCTGATGAGTTGCATCGACGTGCGACAAGCAGGACAACGTGTGTGCAGCACTCTGCTTTAGCTCAACTTTAAATATCCTAATATTCCCGCTGCTGTCTTTATAATGTTagtcaaacaacaaaagaaaagagaaaattacTCACAaatcttgactgaataacttcaGTAGCTTTAATAAGGATAGACGTGTGACTgcttaattcatacagtgaagaccATGCATtgcttttcttttacattttgattattttattcaatttctgtatttcTAACTTAAATGCTACTGTTAAATAATCctactgtttatttcatttgtgtattgtttaattgtatttctCCTATTGTTTGTTTCTTGCATCTATGTTCTTATTATTAATGACAAAgataaagtaacaaaaacaaaaaagtttgtttacatgatatgtgtgtgtactgtgtatatttatatgtatatataaatacactattaattgaataatatttgatttttttatttttttttaatttttttttttatatatttatttcttaaatatttattttcttaaacatatatatatacaggtggaACAGacgtttttttctctctttctttcacgcATGTAAAAATACCTTGATTTTCTGGTGGAGGATCTGGAAAGCCTGGTCAAGTGAGCGAATAGCGCGCTGTATTTCCGGAGAGCGCGGCCCAAAGTGATGTCCTTCCACATCAATCTTCTCGTAATAAATACCAGCCATGTCTGCTTTATCGCTCCTGTTTGAAACATatcattcaaataaaatcatcaaataataacaaacacgcttaaaggaacagtttacctgaaaataaatgtagatgagtttgtttcttcatcagaacagattaggagaaatgtagcattacatcacttcagtttttgttgttattgttgttttttgcctacataatctttcatcaaaatgttatAACTTACTACCTCTTTTCTTTTCAACTGTGTGGCCTTTGGCTAATTAGCACATCTGACTCCATCTAGGCAGAAAAGCTAGAATTATTTGTGTTAATGATTTCTGAGCAGGCTTGCGGTCTTACTTTAACATATTAAGAGCGCTCTCCATGGAGTCGGTCAGGTTCTTCTCTGAAGGGTTGTATACATATTCCTCACAGAATGTAGGTCTGACTCCAAGAATCGTCACTTCACAACCTGAAAGCACAGAAACACTTTAGACCATGTGACctgcatttatatgcatttgagAGAGACCAAAAAGGCTTTTGAAAGCTTGAACACTCCACTTAAAAACCttccaagcttttttttttttagcgtcaAGTAGCAGTAGGTGTCTGGCATGGGCTCTGTGTGACCACGGGGCGTAtttaaaaaacctttaatttATACTTTACAATGTGGcattagtaacattttaaaataaattaatatttttatggggttaataaaattttaaaagaaattaatatttttattcagcaaggatgcattaaatttatcaaaagtgacagtgaagacatttataatatataatatataaaagatttctattgcaaataaatgctttttgtcAACTTTCGATGAAGCAGTGCatgttcagaaatgtttcttgagcagaatatcagcatattagaatgatttctcaaggatcatgtgatactgaagactggagtgatgatgctgaaaattcagctttgcatcacaggaataaattacatttaaaatatgttcaaatagaaaacagttattttaaattgcaataataattcactatattacagattttactgaATTTTACCACTATTAAAAACGCTATTTATAAAAGACCAGTTCAGATATCCACTAACCTGGCCAGTAGTACATGTAGACTCTCTTTCCTAGTTTCTGCATGGTGACCCACAGCGGCTCTGATCCGTCCCACCACATTGGCAGACGACTGTCTGGATTAGTTCCAATCAGGAACTCCTTCATGGTGTCTTTATCCCACATAAAATTCCCAGTCATCTGGTGCACCTCGCAGTAGCGTCCTGAAACATGAGGAGGAGTGCAGAATGAATATTTACAGAACACAAGGGTGGATTTTAATCAGCATGCCTCAGAGGTTCATTTGATTAAAGagcttcattcatttatttagttggAGAAAAATTGAGGAGGAcaacgaggaggaggaggaggaggaggacgaggatgAGAAGGAGGAGGACAGTGACGAGGAGGACGAGGACAAGGAGGAGGACTTGGTGAAGAAAGAGGGAGAGGATGAGTTGAAGGACAAGGGAGAGGTGGAGGTGGAGAAGGAGGAGAACAAGGAAGAGGAAGGGCAAGGGCAAGGAGACAAGCGGTCTTGGATGAAATTCGAGCCACTTTAGTTGACCATGTCCTTGTCCATGGTATGACCATGAGGGAGGCTGGGCAACGTGTACAGCCAAATTTGAGTTGCTTCACCATCGCCTCATCATCAGAACCATCAGGGAAGAAAACAGGTAGGTGTACATACAGTAAGTGTGCTCTGTACAGTAACTTTTGAGTGCTATACTCTGTGCCAACACATACACTTTTGCACATATgctatgtaataaaaaaaatgcatcaaattgcCTTGCGTATGGGACAGAGATTTAGTATGTTTCCATTTTTCCTATAAAAAGAATGTGATTGCTTCTATTTTTGTAGGACACAGGGACGACAGAGGCTTTTGTCAGAGGAACAAGAGAGGGAGCTTGTAAACATGGTGATTGCCAATAATGTACTTCGCTTGCGAGAAATTCAAAGGAGAGTGATAGAGGATAATCATCATTTTCGAGGGATAAATTCCATCAGCCTCTCCACAATTGACCGCATCCTCTGAAAGCACCGGTTTCGGATGAAACAGGCGTACCGCGTCCCATTTGACAAAACTCTGACAGAGTGAAAGACCAACGAGTGGAATATGTTCAGGTATGAGTATTATTATTGTATGAAGTATTGTGTACCATCACAGTATAGCAGTTTATGTTGCCATTTGTGCCCTCTTGAACTGTGCTTCAAGGATGTGATTTACTCTTCTGTGTTTCGTGTTTTGTAGAGAATCTTTGAAATTGAAGGCCAGCCTGTTCCCCATGAAATTATCTTTGTGAATTAGGCTGGTTTCAACCTTACCAAAAGAAGGAGAAGGTGAAGAAACATAATTGGTCATCGAGCTATAGTAAATGTCCGGGGAGGGAATAAGTCAACGAGGGCTACTTCACCGCCATGCCATTCTAGGACCCTATAACACTATGCTTCTCCTTGCTTTCCTTGACGGTCTAAGAGAGCCTATGTTCCAGCTGGACCTCAGGGAACCAGCACAGCCAGAGCAGCCTCACTATGTTGTTGTTTGGAATATTGTCACATTCCATCGTGCTGCTCTTGTTCGTGACTGGTTTACCAATAACCCAAGGTTTTCAAACATCTTTCTGCCTGCATACTCTCCCTTTCTAAACCCGATAGAGGAGGTTTTTTTCCGGCAAATTGGCTGATGATGATCTCCCGTCCCATAATACTAATCCCTTGCAAGGTACTATTCTTAATGTGACTGGCTAATAATTGATTAgtcaatataaacaaatatggcGAAATGGGGTGCCCGACGTATTCCTCGTTGCAGATCAAATCTTGGAGAGGTAGCATACTTAAGCTTAATTGAAGAGTTACCATAAGCATACAAAGTTTTAACAGTTTTACTGAAACCAAATTTTTCtaaagttttaaatgtaaactcATGTTCTGTAGAATCAAAGGCTTTGTAAAAGTCCAGAAAAAGCATATAACTGTCATCCTTCACTAACTCTGAGTAGTCTAACAAATCAAGAACCAACCGAATATTATTTGAGATGTGTCTGTCTTTTAGAAAGCCTGATTGTGTTTCATCTATTATGtcctgtaaaataatttttaaacgtTTTGCAAAGATTATAGCAATAATTttataatcacaatttaaaagacTGATTGGACAACAATTGTCTATTAGTAATAAGTCTTTTTTAGGCTTGGGGATGAGAGTTATTAAACTTTGAGTTAGGGTAGGGGGGAGAGATTCCACCCTAATGCTTTCATTTATAACTTCTAATAAGAAAGGGGCCAAATCTTTTGCAAATTTTTGGTAAAATTTTGAAGTAAGGCCATCTATGCCTGGtgatttattaacttttaaatatttgattgctTTAAGGACCTCAGCTAATGTAATGGGATGATCACAAAAATCTTTGTCAGGagcaataatataattaatattgtctaTAGTGTCCATAAAGGATATTGTGCTGTCATAACAGAATTGACTGCTATAAAGATTATTATAGAATTCAGAACAATGTTTGCCAATTTCTTTTGGGTCTTCAGAGATAGAGTTACTGACTTTCAACTGATGAATATTATTCTTAGTTAGAGATTTTTCCAACCTAAAAAAGTAAGCCATATTTTGTTCTCCTTCTTCAAGCCAGCGTCTTCTGGACCTTACAAAAGCACCTTCagcttttaatttataaagttcaTCCAATTTGTGCTGATGCTCAAAAAGACTATTACTTTCCTCCACAGATAAGCTATCAGTGCATTTGGATGATAGGTATGCAATGGTGGAAATTATGTTCTCTTCTTGTGCTCTTTTAAGTTTAGCAATTTTACTACAATAACTTCTGAAAAATTTGCCCAATTCAAATTTAAGCAACTCCCTATGTTTGCCATACACCCGGTTTGCTTTGGCTTtagtccaaaataaataaattgattccTTTACCTTAAGAGTAACGGTTTCATGCTTAAGTACAGAGCTATTAAGTTTCCAATAGGAATTATACATTTTAGAAGACGACAAATCAAATCAATATGGATTTGTATTGCTTTGTGATCAGTTAACGGCTTAGATAAGATATCAGTATTCAGAATGTCTTCAAGTGTACGGTAAACTAACCATAAATCTATTCTCGATTGCTTAGACCTTGACTTATTACACCAGGTAAAGGCTCGGGTATGAGGATGCTTAACTCTCCAAGCATCAATGAGATCAAATCTTTCCATCAACATTTTTAGCTTTACATTTGTATTAGTACAAGAACCAGGAGGCCATCTGACAATTATATTATCTAATGTGATATTAAAGTCACCACCCAATATATATGCATCAGGGAATTTGGCTAACCAATGAACAATTTTCTCTTCTAACTTATCTAAAAGAACTTCATTTTCTGTCTTTGAATTGTACCCATAAATATccataacaataaaattaaagttcTGAACTTGAATAACATTACATATAAAATGCCCATTGGTATTGAAGTCCGTATAAGGAAGTTTaccaacaaatacatttttgagtgaacaaacCCCGGCAGACCGTTGAGAAGCATGAGAACGAAAAATTTAATTTCCCCACTGGGATTTCCAAAAACGCCACAACTTCATCCAGCATTCTCTGTCGGCTTTACAGAGATCCTCTGAAACGCAGACCACTTTCCCTTAGAAATGCGGAATTTTTGGCTGCCGCCCATACCGCTGCTCTGAGTGTACGCAAATAGAATTAAATGATTATACCGCGGGTAGAATTCACTTTCTTCATACCAACACGATGCACTGTCAATCACATCCGGAAGATGATCACTGTGTTCTGGCAGTACTTTCTGACAGATGCGAATCGCTTCTTTCCTTACATTTTTCTCATCTATGTTTTCTGGCACGCCGTGTAATTTCAAATTCCAGCGTCtagagcagggatctccaaccctgctcctggagagctaccgtcctgcagacttcagttccaaccctgctccaacacacctgtctgtaattatcaagcagccctgaacaccttgattagctggttcaggtgtgtttgataagggttgaagctgaaatctgtaggaaggtagctctccaggagcagggttggaggcCACTGGTCTAGAGTATCTTTCTAATTCAGTGATGCATGACTCCAAGACGCCGATTCGATTACTCTCCTTGAAAAGCGATGACTCGACCTGGGAAACTTTGCTCTTCACCTCATTCACATCTTCACATACGGAGTTCAGCTTTTCTTTCAAACAAGCAATGTGAGAAGTATTCGCCGCAACCATTGACTCCAATTTATCAGACCTCATGTTGATTAGCTCAAAGTTTCGTGATAATGTCGTCAGTGGACTCACCACTGCCTTTTTTGGGGGGAGGCTTCAGAGGAGTAGAAGGAAGCGAGGGGAAATCTTCTACTGACAACATCGAAAATTCCATCTTCTCTTCAGGCCCATAATAGTCGTGATAACTGTCAATTAAAACATTACAGGCAGCAGTAGAGTTAGCTGTCGTCTCCGTGTCAGCAGCCATTTCTTTCTTCTTCGTCACAGAATTCTTTCTTTTCTAATCAGCTGACATGTTTCTGAACAGACTGTGGTGAATGAATAGCACTAAGCATccagttaaaatataaattgataAAGAAATGTCCGTTTTATTGCTCAGATCTATCTTTGTTGATGGGTGCTATAACTCAACACCTGTGCTCACAGCGCCATCTTGCACGCACCCCACACCCAGGGTTtccacattgatttatttgtggcgggccgccacaatatctaaactgaccgccacaaatagatctTCAAAAGGGCTTTGACTtcactgaataaacatgagcactgcgcgtttaaaaatcaaaaaacgGCATGggtttttttatatcactgtatttcagaaggaaacagactgttttcagaaaattttcgatgtaaatttaatttaatcttgcctgtaatgcctgataaagcagcgtttttGAGATTAGCGCTTCTTTGTatacagccgttaccggagaaaccTTTATCTCCCCCGCGCTTAAAGCGCCCtctgctggcagaaaattaatttgcatatattgtgtatatatatatatgggggcggggagTGCTGCCACAAATAGaatgtaaggctgtgggaaacactgccacacctatctctcaaatggaccactgacactcctagatagagtgtcagtggtccatttgagagataggtggcggtaatgccaTTTTTAGTCTGccatctgccataaagcaagaagaagatgcaTCACGTGCCGGCTGAAGAAGAAGACGCGAATGAGCTCaggacagtttggacattgcggtgaatcagaggtaaaaaaaaaaaaaaaaaaaaaaaaacatataaatataaatactgttctttttttcttgcacagaccgatcgtttcgtgtctttacacatcaatctATCATCActagccgcagggtttaatttggttttgtttgtgtatgtattttttgacTCGCAAAGCTGTGaatcccattcacttccattatatgactgacagactgcaacggtttgagttaaaaatctttgtttgtgttctactgaagaaacaaagtcacctatatcttggatgccctggaggtaagcagataaacatcaaattttcatttttgggtgaactttccctttaataacAAACCCAAGAATGCTCTGAGAATGTCTGACACCTGGAAACAGTTAAAGAACTTTTAAACATTTGTCTCAGGCCAAAAT
Encoded here:
- the LOC109109372 gene encoding glycerophosphocholine cholinephosphodiesterase ENPP6-like isoform X1, with the protein product MTRAALNILTVTLLLSRCCDANRKLLVFLIDGFRYDYIDDLQNLAGFREIVENGVKVDYMTPDFPSLSYPNYYSLMTGRYCEVHQMTGNFMWDKDTMKEFLIGTNPDSRLPMWWDGSEPLWVTMQKLGKRVYMYYWPGCEVTILGVRPTFCEEYVYNPSEKNLTDSMESALNMLKSDKADMAGIYYEKIDVEGHHFGPRSPEIQRAIRSLDQAFQILHQKIKEKNMRDDINVVLFSDHGMTELKWMEKVIELDKYIDMSHIVKMMDRGPVVSVWPKQDKFEEIYRNLSSVDNMNVYKKQEIPHRFHYKNGRFVSTLTLVAEPGWFITENKAKLPFWNNGTEKAVGWQHGWHGYDNEFMDMRGFFLAQGPDFKTNFRAGPIRTVDVYNVLCKALGIEPLPNNGSWSRVECMLRSSAGAVRAALIYSFLLLLLLLPH
- the LOC109109372 gene encoding glycerophosphocholine cholinephosphodiesterase ENPP6-like isoform X3: MTGNFMWDKDTMKEFLIGTNPDSRLPMWWDGSEPLWVTMQKLGKRVYMYYWPGCEVTILGVRPTFCEEYVYNPSEKNLTDSMESALNMLKSDKADMAGIYYEKIDVEGHHFGPRSPEIQRAIRSLDQAFQILHQKIKEKNMRDDINVVLFSDHGMTELKWMEKVIELDKYIDMSHIVKMMDRGPVVSVWPKQDKFEEIYRNLSSVDNMNVYKKQEIPHRFHYKNGRFVSTLTLVAEPGWFITENKAKLPFWNNGTEKAVGWQHGWHGYDNEFMDMRGFFLAQGPDFKTNFRAGPIRTVDVYNVLCKALGIEPLPNNGSWSRVECMLRSSAGAVRAALIYSFLLLLLLLPH
- the LOC109109372 gene encoding glycerophosphocholine cholinephosphodiesterase ENPP6-like isoform X2; this encodes MKKVNSTRGRYCEVHQMTGNFMWDKDTMKEFLIGTNPDSRLPMWWDGSEPLWVTMQKLGKRVYMYYWPGCEVTILGVRPTFCEEYVYNPSEKNLTDSMESALNMLKSDKADMAGIYYEKIDVEGHHFGPRSPEIQRAIRSLDQAFQILHQKIKEKNMRDDINVVLFSDHGMTELKWMEKVIELDKYIDMSHIVKMMDRGPVVSVWPKQDKFEEIYRNLSSVDNMNVYKKQEIPHRFHYKNGRFVSTLTLVAEPGWFITENKAKLPFWNNGTEKAVGWQHGWHGYDNEFMDMRGFFLAQGPDFKTNFRAGPIRTVDVYNVLCKALGIEPLPNNGSWSRVECMLRSSAGAVRAALIYSFLLLLLLLPH